Proteins from a genomic interval of Aquabacterium sp. J223:
- a CDS encoding Bug family tripartite tricarboxylate transporter substrate binding protein, whose product MPMTTLPSPSLRRGAVALAGAVLLLGPVASARAQAPSDWPNRPVRLVVPLPPGGPSDIVLRGALEKMQPVLRQPLVLENKPGANGNLGSAEVARAAPDGHTWLWTTDTTVTVNPFVYRTMAFKVDDLVPVIRASTLSQILVCHPALGLRTLADFVQRAKAGKASYASGGSGSPGHLTTELFSSAAGIEMSHVPYKGPAPAMQDVMGGQVDCGFLAGSTVLPQVRAGKLTALAVSGAKRSALLPEVPTIAESGYPGFEASFSLVLFAPRGTPQPTVDQMQAAMADALRKPDLVEKLRANDLEVIAATQAQTAARLDADAKKWGALVKKIGLRQD is encoded by the coding sequence ATGCCCATGACCACCCTTCCTTCTCCGTCCCTTCGCCGTGGCGCCGTGGCGCTGGCCGGCGCCGTCCTCCTGCTCGGGCCCGTCGCCTCGGCGCGCGCCCAGGCGCCCTCGGACTGGCCGAACCGGCCGGTGCGCCTCGTCGTGCCGCTGCCGCCGGGCGGGCCGAGCGACATCGTGCTGCGCGGCGCGCTGGAGAAGATGCAGCCGGTGCTGCGGCAGCCGCTGGTGCTGGAGAACAAGCCGGGCGCCAACGGCAACCTGGGGTCGGCCGAGGTGGCGCGCGCGGCGCCCGACGGCCACACCTGGCTGTGGACCACCGACACCACGGTGACGGTCAACCCGTTCGTCTACCGCACCATGGCCTTCAAGGTCGACGACCTGGTGCCGGTGATCCGCGCCAGCACCCTGAGCCAGATCCTGGTGTGCCACCCGGCCCTCGGGCTGCGCACGCTGGCCGACTTCGTGCAGCGCGCCAAGGCCGGCAAGGCCAGCTACGCCTCGGGCGGCTCGGGCTCGCCGGGCCACCTGACCACCGAGCTGTTCAGCAGCGCCGCCGGCATCGAGATGTCCCACGTGCCCTACAAGGGACCGGCGCCGGCGATGCAGGACGTGATGGGGGGCCAGGTGGACTGCGGCTTCCTGGCCGGCTCGACGGTGCTGCCGCAGGTGCGCGCCGGCAAGCTGACCGCGCTGGCGGTGTCGGGGGCGAAGCGCTCGGCCCTGCTGCCCGAGGTGCCGACCATCGCCGAATCGGGCTACCCCGGCTTCGAGGCCTCGTTCTCGCTGGTGCTCTTCGCCCCCCGCGGCACGCCGCAGCCCACCGTCGACCAGATGCAGGCGGCCATGGCCGACGCGCTGCGCAAGCCCGACCTGGTCGAGAAGCTGCGCGCCAACGACCTGGAGGTCATCGCCGCCACGCAGGCGCAGACCGCCGCGCGCCTGGACGCCGATGCGAAGAAGTGGGGCGCGCTGGTGAAGAAGATCGGCCTGCGCCAGGACTGA
- a CDS encoding sulfatase: MTSARRPNIVFIVADDLGYADLGCYGGRAAAFGAVSPVLDAMAARGIRFTQGYANSPVCSPTRFALMTGRYQYRLRGGADEPLSARTRGSAVLGLPPSHPTMPSLLRDAGYRTALIGKWHLGYPPHFGPLRSGYQDFWGLMSGGVDYFTHRTTDGSPDLWDGEREVQEAGYMTDLISDHAVAWIRERAEAPASPFFLSLHYTAPHWPWETRDDEDLAASLAPNLFHLHGGNVKTYARMIHHMDEGIGRVLQALDDGGVLDDTLVVFTSDNGGERFSDNWPLVGGKMDLTEGGIRVPWIAQWPRTIAPGRVSAQHCMTMDWTATVLDVAGVAPAVDHPLDGVSLRPVLTGEGAEFRRPLHWRMKHRGQRALRDGPWKYLRVDDIDYLFNVELDERERANLASREPERLQAMRQAWCDWQDRLPAIPGDATVSTGYSVRDMPSR, from the coding sequence ATGACCTCCGCCCGCCGCCCCAACATCGTCTTCATCGTCGCCGACGACCTCGGTTATGCCGATCTCGGTTGTTACGGTGGGCGAGCGGCGGCGTTCGGCGCCGTCTCGCCGGTGCTGGACGCCATGGCCGCCCGCGGCATCCGCTTCACGCAGGGTTACGCCAATTCGCCCGTGTGCTCGCCGACGCGCTTCGCGCTGATGACCGGCCGCTACCAGTACCGCCTGCGCGGCGGCGCCGACGAGCCCCTGAGCGCCCGCACCCGCGGCAGCGCCGTGCTGGGCCTGCCGCCGTCGCACCCCACGATGCCGTCGCTGCTGCGGGACGCCGGCTACCGGACCGCGCTGATCGGCAAGTGGCACCTCGGCTACCCGCCGCACTTCGGGCCGCTGCGTTCGGGCTACCAGGACTTCTGGGGCCTGATGTCCGGCGGTGTCGACTACTTCACCCACCGCACCACCGACGGCAGCCCGGACCTGTGGGACGGCGAGCGTGAAGTGCAGGAGGCGGGGTACATGACCGACCTCATCTCGGACCACGCCGTCGCGTGGATCCGCGAGAGGGCCGAAGCGCCGGCCTCGCCCTTCTTCCTGAGCCTGCACTACACCGCGCCGCACTGGCCCTGGGAGACCCGCGACGACGAGGACCTGGCCGCCTCGCTCGCGCCCAACCTGTTCCACCTGCACGGCGGCAACGTGAAGACCTACGCCCGCATGATCCACCACATGGACGAGGGCATCGGCCGCGTGCTGCAGGCATTGGACGACGGCGGGGTGCTCGACGACACCCTCGTCGTCTTCACCAGCGACAACGGTGGCGAGCGCTTCTCCGACAACTGGCCGCTGGTGGGCGGGAAGATGGACCTCACCGAGGGGGGCATCCGGGTGCCCTGGATCGCGCAGTGGCCGCGCACCATCGCGCCGGGCCGTGTCAGCGCGCAGCACTGCATGACCATGGACTGGACGGCCACCGTGCTCGACGTGGCCGGCGTGGCGCCCGCCGTGGACCACCCGCTCGACGGCGTGTCGCTGCGGCCGGTGCTGACGGGAGAGGGCGCCGAGTTCCGCCGTCCGCTGCACTGGCGCATGAAGCACCGCGGCCAGCGGGCCCTGCGCGACGGCCCCTGGAAGTACCTGCGGGTGGACGACATCGACTACCTGTTCAACGTCGAGCTCGACGAGCGCGAGCGGGCCAACCTGGCGTCGCGCGAGCCCGAGCGGCTGCAGGCCATGCGCCAGGCCTGGTGCGACTGGCAGGACCGCCTGCCGGCCATTCCCGGGGACGCGACGGTGAGCACCGGCTATTCGGTGCGCGACATGCCCAGCCGCTGA
- a CDS encoding LysR substrate-binding domain-containing protein: MDAAFEAQTLIDSEMVVVARRGHPLAAATRLKGLAGARFVVGAPRGQPGAGIFDAFERAGLPPPNVELHTDGLLDTAAVVAGSECLAMIPSTVMHTGLLRERLAIVPIEDWLPAYSVCLLRRGDVPPTPAAAALQAWFAREAAYFNTQRGPARPTGEPPSSSPGGEDGGAP; encoded by the coding sequence ATGGACGCCGCGTTCGAGGCGCAGACGCTGATCGACAGCGAGATGGTGGTGGTGGCGCGGCGCGGTCACCCGCTGGCGGCCGCGACCCGGCTGAAGGGGCTGGCCGGCGCGCGCTTCGTCGTCGGGGCGCCACGCGGCCAGCCGGGCGCCGGCATCTTCGACGCCTTCGAGCGCGCGGGCCTGCCGCCCCCGAACGTGGAGCTGCACACGGACGGCCTGCTCGACACCGCCGCCGTCGTCGCCGGCAGCGAGTGCCTGGCCATGATCCCGTCCACCGTGATGCACACCGGCCTGCTGCGCGAGCGGCTCGCCATCGTGCCGATCGAGGACTGGCTGCCGGCCTACAGCGTGTGCCTGCTGCGCCGTGGCGACGTGCCGCCCACGCCCGCCGCGGCCGCCCTGCAGGCCTGGTTCGCCCGTGAGGCGGCCTACTTCAACACCCAGCGCGGGCCGGCCCGGCCGACGGGTGAACCCCCGTCGTCATCGCCCGGCGGCGAAGACGGCGGCGCGCCTTGA
- a CDS encoding chemotaxis protein CheW translates to MSAAPDTARRAAPARCARVRIGRHEVAVPAEHVVQAVSLTRPPTPLPRRGGAIAGACDTPWGPIAVIDLNRWLGMGDDAAAPAQLVLLLVAGQRRIGVLASSLQGVLPVARQVRVHRDDDAEELFQSAVQWVGNAGLAALLEVQRLFDLAAVWGEDAGPPPRTVPATAPMQPHAIVRSGGRRWALPAACVSAVEPAVPLEFRLNDGSGVRGIGSWRGRKLPMVDLCALAGGPSGPEAAPLMAILTDGERQVAAGVDEVLQVARLPVPADGPDEPGAVFAPSLGPDGVELQRVAVDRLLRSLPEAEISRAPFVSVAGPRTAAAAAPRAGGRGHGAYLLFDNGGACAAPTGPVQKVLPLAPDLARRLADGEAVSVVVGDGLVPLRRLPALSGGDAVADGRVGGPAARRRRPGGARRPAAGRLGARAGGAGRRDAHGRARQGRHPHRITRRHARQPRARRTGRRGAAAELSGSGAAAAALRQGAPPSSPPGDDDGGSPVGRAGPRWVLK, encoded by the coding sequence ATGAGCGCCGCGCCCGACACGGCGCGCCGGGCGGCTCCCGCACGCTGCGCCCGAGTGCGCATCGGCCGCCATGAGGTGGCCGTGCCTGCCGAGCACGTGGTGCAGGCGGTGTCGCTGACCCGGCCGCCGACGCCGCTGCCACGGCGGGGCGGTGCCATCGCCGGGGCGTGCGACACCCCTTGGGGGCCGATCGCCGTCATCGACCTCAACCGTTGGCTGGGCATGGGCGACGACGCGGCGGCACCCGCGCAGCTGGTGCTGCTGCTGGTCGCCGGGCAGCGCCGCATCGGCGTGCTGGCCTCATCGCTGCAGGGCGTGCTGCCGGTGGCGCGGCAGGTGCGCGTGCACCGCGACGACGATGCCGAGGAGCTGTTCCAGTCGGCGGTGCAATGGGTCGGCAATGCCGGCCTGGCGGCGCTGCTGGAAGTGCAGCGCCTGTTCGACCTCGCGGCCGTTTGGGGCGAGGACGCCGGGCCGCCGCCGCGGACGGTCCCGGCGACCGCACCGATGCAGCCGCATGCGATCGTGCGGTCGGGCGGCCGACGGTGGGCGCTGCCGGCGGCCTGCGTGTCGGCGGTGGAGCCGGCGGTGCCGCTCGAATTTCGCCTGAACGACGGCTCGGGGGTGCGCGGCATCGGCAGCTGGCGCGGTCGCAAGCTGCCGATGGTCGACCTCTGCGCGCTGGCAGGCGGCCCGTCGGGCCCCGAGGCCGCCCCGCTGATGGCCATCCTCACCGACGGCGAGCGCCAGGTCGCCGCCGGCGTGGACGAGGTGCTGCAGGTCGCCCGGCTGCCGGTCCCTGCCGACGGTCCGGACGAGCCTGGTGCGGTCTTCGCCCCCAGCCTGGGGCCCGACGGTGTCGAGCTCCAGCGGGTCGCGGTCGACCGCCTGCTGCGCTCGCTGCCGGAGGCCGAGATCAGCCGCGCCCCCTTCGTGTCCGTTGCAGGCCCGCGAACCGCGGCCGCAGCAGCGCCGCGGGCCGGCGGGCGCGGGCACGGGGCCTACCTGCTGTTCGACAACGGCGGCGCGTGCGCCGCCCCCACAGGCCCCGTGCAGAAGGTGCTGCCGTTGGCGCCCGACCTGGCACGGCGACTGGCCGACGGTGAAGCCGTGTCGGTCGTCGTCGGCGACGGCCTGGTCCCGCTGCGTCGGTTGCCGGCGCTGTCCGGGGGCGACGCCGTCGCCGACGGTCGCGTTGGTGGTCCGGCTGCCCGGCGGCGCAGGCCTGGCGGCGCTCGCCGTCCAGCGGCTGGTCGGTTGGGTGCAAGGGCCGGCGGTGCAGGCCGGCGAGATGCGCATGGCCGCGCTCGGCAAGGTCGGCACCCTCATCGCATCACGCGGCGGCACGCTCGGCAGCCACGTGCTCGTCGAACTGGACGACGTGGCGCTGCTGCTGAGCTGAGCGGTTCGGGGGCGGCTGCCGCTGCCCTTCGTCAAGGCGCGCCGCCGTCTTCGCCGCCGGGCGATGACGACGGGGGTTCACCCGTCGGCCGGGCCGGCCCGCGCTGGGTGTTGAAGTAG
- a CDS encoding PAS domain S-box protein has product MTRQAGLLAALDAAQAVVEFDLDGHVVRANDLFLRRMGYQADEVVGRHHRMFCLPEFAQGDAYRAMWQRLRAGEGDAGVYQRLDKHGKTVWLRATYNPILDVEGRPAGVVKLATDITDVRRQQLDFAGKMAAIDRVMAVIEFDLEGRVLRANDNFLAALGYPHDEVVGRHHRIFCEPAYARSTEYQQFWQRLARGESDNGRYRRIAKDGRDVWIQASYNPVLDVDGKPLKIVKFATDITAEMTGAAETQGKLDALGRSQAVIAFDLQGNVLEANANFLRTMGYTPAEVAGRHHSMFCEPELITSQTYRDFWADLGEGQFKSGRFRRLGKHGAEVWIQATYNPILDVDGRPYKVVKFAMDITEQVRRERLVAKKVEDSSRLLQDMTSAIASVTGSTRRTSELAEQMQRAAGDGSELLQRSHESILGLRQSSADVGDIVETIGEIASQTHLLAFNAAIEAARAGEHGLGFSVVADEVRKLAEKSAQAAREIGKIIHQNISRVAEGAQLSEQVDAAFRRILEQVEHSGRAIGEIHQAMTQQSSATQDVSALLRELQRDAVQHA; this is encoded by the coding sequence GTGACCCGCCAGGCCGGGCTGCTGGCCGCGCTGGACGCCGCACAGGCCGTGGTCGAATTCGACCTCGACGGCCACGTCGTGCGCGCCAACGACCTGTTCCTGCGCCGCATGGGCTACCAGGCCGACGAGGTCGTCGGGCGCCACCACCGGATGTTCTGCCTGCCCGAGTTCGCGCAGGGCGACGCCTATCGGGCGATGTGGCAGCGGCTGCGCGCCGGAGAGGGAGACGCCGGCGTCTACCAGCGGCTGGACAAGCACGGCAAGACGGTGTGGCTGCGGGCGACGTACAACCCCATCCTGGACGTCGAGGGCCGGCCGGCGGGCGTGGTGAAGCTCGCCACCGACATCACCGACGTGCGCCGCCAGCAGCTCGACTTCGCCGGCAAGATGGCGGCCATCGACCGCGTGATGGCGGTCATCGAGTTCGACCTCGAGGGCCGCGTGCTCCGCGCCAACGACAACTTCCTCGCCGCCTTGGGCTACCCGCACGACGAGGTGGTGGGCCGGCACCACCGCATCTTCTGCGAACCGGCCTACGCCCGGTCGACGGAATACCAGCAGTTCTGGCAGCGGCTGGCCCGCGGCGAGTCGGACAACGGCCGCTACCGGCGCATCGCGAAGGACGGCCGCGACGTGTGGATCCAGGCCTCGTACAACCCGGTGCTGGACGTCGACGGCAAGCCGCTGAAGATCGTCAAGTTCGCCACCGACATCACCGCCGAGATGACCGGCGCGGCCGAGACGCAGGGCAAGCTCGACGCGCTGGGTCGATCGCAGGCGGTGATCGCCTTCGACCTGCAGGGCAACGTGCTCGAGGCCAACGCCAACTTCCTGCGCACCATGGGCTACACGCCGGCGGAGGTGGCGGGCCGGCACCACTCCATGTTCTGCGAGCCGGAGCTCATCACCTCGCAGACCTACCGCGACTTCTGGGCCGACCTGGGTGAGGGTCAGTTCAAATCGGGCCGCTTCCGCCGCCTCGGCAAGCACGGCGCCGAGGTGTGGATCCAGGCCACCTACAACCCCATCCTGGACGTCGACGGCCGCCCCTACAAGGTGGTCAAGTTCGCCATGGACATCACCGAGCAGGTGCGGCGCGAGCGCCTGGTCGCGAAGAAGGTGGAGGACAGCTCCCGGCTGCTGCAGGACATGACGTCCGCCATCGCGTCCGTCACCGGCAGCACCCGACGCACCAGCGAATTGGCCGAGCAGATGCAGCGCGCCGCCGGCGACGGCAGCGAGCTGCTGCAGCGCTCGCACGAATCCATCCTCGGCCTTCGCCAGTCGTCCGCCGACGTCGGCGACATCGTGGAGACCATCGGCGAGATCGCCAGCCAGACCCACCTGCTGGCCTTCAACGCTGCCATCGAGGCGGCCCGCGCCGGCGAGCACGGGCTGGGCTTCTCGGTGGTGGCCGACGAGGTGCGCAAGCTGGCCGAGAAGTCGGCCCAGGCGGCGCGGGAGATCGGCAAGATCATTCACCAGAACATCAGCCGGGTGGCTGAAGGCGCTCAGCTGTCCGAGCAGGTCGACGCGGCCTTCCGCCGCATCCTTGAGCAGGTCGAGCACAGCGGCCGGGCCATCGGCGAGATCCACCAGGCGATGACTCAGCAGTCCAGCGCCACGCAGGACGTGTCGGCGCTGCTGCGGGAACTGCAGCGGGACGCCGTGCAGCACGCATGA
- a CDS encoding ABC transporter permease yields MTTTTTTARPLIPPRLQSVLTPLAGVAILIGLWAFAHAIKLVDPLLLPSPLEMFSALWQGLTGKGALAFDTWVTLKRTLLSFAIATAIAVPLGIALGASDRIYRAIEFVIDFFRSTPASVVFPLFLVLFGTGEKTKIAVAAFGAALVILFNVAYGVMNARKQRLLAAKVMGASPLQVMADVTVWESLPQTFVGIRSGVSLALVIVIVAEMFIGSTDGLGHRVVNAQMVFEMPEMYAAIFTAGLLGYAMNLLFIVLERRFVHWSGR; encoded by the coding sequence GTGACGACCACCACCACCACCGCCCGACCCCTGATCCCGCCGCGGCTGCAGTCGGTGCTCACGCCGCTGGCCGGCGTGGCCATCCTCATCGGCCTGTGGGCCTTCGCCCATGCCATCAAGCTGGTCGACCCGCTGCTGCTGCCCAGCCCGCTGGAGATGTTCTCCGCGCTGTGGCAGGGCCTGACCGGCAAGGGCGCGCTGGCGTTCGACACCTGGGTGACGCTCAAGCGCACGCTGCTGTCCTTCGCCATCGCCACCGCCATCGCGGTGCCGCTGGGCATCGCCCTCGGCGCCAGCGACCGCATCTACCGCGCCATCGAGTTCGTCATCGACTTCTTCCGCTCGACGCCGGCGTCGGTGGTGTTCCCGCTGTTCCTGGTGCTGTTCGGCACCGGCGAGAAGACCAAGATCGCGGTGGCCGCCTTCGGCGCCGCACTGGTCATCCTGTTCAACGTCGCCTACGGCGTGATGAACGCGCGCAAGCAGCGCCTGCTGGCCGCCAAGGTGATGGGCGCCTCGCCGCTGCAGGTGATGGCCGACGTGACGGTGTGGGAGTCGCTGCCACAGACCTTCGTCGGCATCCGCTCCGGCGTGTCGCTGGCGCTGGTCATCGTGATCGTCGCCGAGATGTTCATCGGCTCCACCGACGGCCTGGGCCACCGCGTGGTCAACGCGCAGATGGTGTTCGAGATGCCGGAGATGTACGCCGCCATCTTCACGGCCGGCCTGCTGGGCTATGCGATGAACCTGCTGTTCATCGTGCTGGAGCGGCGGTTCGTGCATTGGAGCGGGCGGTGA
- a CDS encoding ABC transporter ATP-binding protein yields MSAVLQLRPDPAPAAAPAPAPRRATKFAPGTHITIEGLRKSFAGAPVYDGFDLGLPRGELVSVFGPNGCGKSTLINMMAGILPHEGGQILFDGKEVKDTRIGYVFQNYREALFPWKRALDNILYPLKFLPGLTRAEGLRRVEALVEAFDVQVDLKRYPYELSGGQQQLVSIMRALVVEPEVLFMDEPFSALDYELTLLMRERLQKVLHERRVTTLLVSHDLEEAIYLADKVLLLTRRPTTIADFVDVRLPRPRRAEMLTEPDFIALKKHCLAVFQACTGRSLA; encoded by the coding sequence ATGTCCGCCGTCCTGCAATTGCGCCCCGACCCGGCGCCCGCCGCCGCCCCCGCGCCGGCCCCGCGCCGCGCCACCAAGTTCGCGCCCGGCACCCACATCACCATCGAGGGCCTGCGCAAGAGCTTCGCCGGCGCGCCGGTGTACGACGGCTTCGACCTCGGCCTGCCGCGCGGCGAACTGGTCTCGGTCTTCGGCCCCAACGGCTGCGGCAAGTCCACGCTCATCAACATGATGGCCGGCATCCTGCCGCACGAGGGCGGGCAGATCCTCTTCGACGGCAAGGAGGTGAAGGACACCCGCATCGGCTACGTCTTCCAGAACTACCGCGAGGCGCTGTTCCCCTGGAAGCGGGCGCTGGACAACATCCTCTACCCGCTGAAGTTCCTGCCCGGCCTGACCCGCGCCGAGGGGCTGCGGCGGGTGGAGGCGCTGGTCGAGGCTTTCGACGTGCAAGTCGACCTCAAGCGCTATCCGTACGAGCTGTCCGGCGGCCAGCAGCAGCTGGTGTCCATCATGCGGGCGCTGGTGGTGGAGCCCGAGGTGCTGTTCATGGACGAGCCCTTCTCGGCGCTCGACTACGAGCTGACGCTGCTGATGCGCGAGCGGCTGCAGAAGGTGCTGCACGAGCGGCGGGTCACCACGCTGCTGGTGTCGCACGACCTGGAGGAGGCCATCTACCTGGCCGACAAGGTGCTCCTGCTGACGCGCCGGCCCACCACCATCGCCGACTTCGTCGACGTGCGGCTGCCGCGCCCGCGGCGCGCCGAGATGCTGACGGAGCCCGACTTCATCGCGCTGAAGAAGCACTGCCTGGCGGTGTTCCAGGCCTGCACCGGAAGGAGCCTGGCGTGA
- a CDS encoding ABC transporter substrate-binding protein, with product MSRHPSRRLARRLVVAAALVLPLAAPLSAWAMDKVKIGVFPSSSALPYYVALERGYFKDAGIEPEAVVFNAHPLTVQALVAGDIDGASNLVTLEGANINQRRAGTLAYISLNGQNAQYITEQFVVKAGSTAKTLTDLKGAKILSAPGPANLGAAKAVLKAVGLEEGRDYTIQEQQMGVHLGALQAGTFDAGYTLEPVASTMVKQGVARRLEAGVIATHLLGRKDALAYAAGGALSGKFIAEKPEVAARFATAWARAVKDVGSDPKVRELLPKYMNTAADLAPTVPLAKFAMVKDLGGQDVADFQKFIDIGVGQGVVRGSVDAKALLKSY from the coding sequence ATGAGCCGTCACCCGTCCCGCCGCCTGGCCCGTCGCCTGGTGGTCGCCGCCGCCCTCGTCCTGCCGCTGGCCGCCCCGTTGTCCGCCTGGGCCATGGACAAGGTGAAGATCGGCGTCTTCCCGTCCAGCTCGGCGCTGCCTTACTACGTCGCGCTGGAGCGCGGCTACTTCAAGGACGCCGGCATCGAGCCCGAGGCCGTGGTCTTCAACGCCCACCCGCTGACCGTGCAGGCGCTGGTGGCCGGCGACATCGACGGCGCCTCCAACCTGGTCACGCTGGAGGGCGCCAACATCAACCAGCGCCGCGCCGGCACGCTGGCCTACATCTCGCTGAACGGCCAGAACGCGCAGTACATCACCGAGCAGTTCGTGGTGAAGGCCGGCAGCACCGCCAAGACGCTGACCGACCTGAAGGGCGCCAAGATCCTGTCGGCGCCGGGGCCGGCCAACCTGGGCGCGGCCAAGGCGGTGCTCAAGGCCGTGGGCCTGGAAGAGGGCCGCGACTACACCATCCAGGAGCAGCAGATGGGCGTGCACCTGGGCGCGCTGCAGGCCGGCACCTTCGACGCCGGCTACACGCTGGAGCCGGTGGCGTCCACCATGGTCAAGCAGGGCGTGGCGCGGCGGCTGGAGGCCGGCGTCATCGCCACCCACCTGCTCGGCCGCAAGGACGCGCTGGCCTACGCCGCCGGCGGCGCGCTGTCCGGCAAGTTCATCGCCGAGAAGCCCGAGGTGGCGGCGCGCTTCGCCACCGCCTGGGCGCGGGCGGTGAAGGACGTCGGCAGCGACCCCAAGGTGCGCGAGCTGCTGCCCAAGTACATGAACACCGCCGCCGACCTGGCGCCCACCGTGCCGCTGGCCAAGTTCGCCATGGTCAAGGACCTGGGCGGGCAGGACGTGGCCGACTTCCAGAAGTTCATCGACATCGGCGTCGGCCAGGGCGTGGTGCGCGGCAGCGTCGACGCCAAGGCGCTGCTGAAGAGCTACTGA
- a CDS encoding VOC family protein, with protein MNAVVQGLFHAAVKTADLAATRVFYCQVLGLHEIHRPDFGYPGAWLACPVPGGQAIVHVYAGGPALGPSGTVDQGSAAIDHLSLACSGFHAFRQRFADHGLPWREFLVPGTTLWQLFVYDPSGVQLELTFEGRAEAGPPPDMSPGRAYVAGQSFFDPRPYLALQGTAT; from the coding sequence ATGAACGCTGTCGTGCAAGGCCTCTTCCATGCCGCGGTGAAGACCGCGGACCTCGCGGCCACCCGCGTCTTCTACTGCCAGGTGCTCGGCCTGCACGAGATCCACCGCCCCGACTTCGGCTACCCCGGCGCTTGGCTGGCCTGCCCGGTGCCGGGCGGCCAGGCCATCGTGCACGTCTATGCCGGCGGCCCGGCGCTGGGCCCGTCGGGCACCGTCGATCAGGGCAGCGCCGCCATCGACCACCTGTCGCTGGCCTGCAGCGGCTTCCACGCCTTCCGCCAGCGCTTCGCCGACCACGGCCTGCCCTGGCGCGAGTTCCTGGTGCCCGGCACCACGCTGTGGCAGCTCTTCGTCTACGACCCCAGCGGCGTGCAGCTGGAGCTCACCTTCGAAGGCCGCGCCGAGGCCGGCCCGCCGCCCGACATGTCGCCCGGCCGCGCCTACGTCGCCGGCCAGTCCTTCTTCGATCCCCGCCCCTACCTCGCCCTGCAAGGAACCGCCACATGA
- a CDS encoding FAD-dependent oxidoreductase, with the protein MTLKVGIVGCGVAGSILGALLAHRRDVQLVCYERAQPGEHAEAGTGLNVGPNAMKALAQLSPSLEAAVREASWRWSRWQVQQVDGTPVFDFPLSELADRPGIRIRWSELYRVLRAPLAGIARFGHAVRACGVDPERPDRLFIESRTPQDAVEREDGIDLLVAGDGRYSALRPQFAGAWTARHVGVTIYRLLVPDTAGGLIDDYGWWFNGAKRLLAFRVPPGHVYIAGSFPIEPGADVPADQRTPEALRGHYQPAQGEPCAAVRWMVDQLATHHEQIHWARLQETPLAFRDPSGQVLFLGDAAHGMVPTLGQGATQAVEDACVAAHLIRQALDAHDGRPFTAADVADLTRRIEAARAPRVQWVMDFSLQCTAAMLAGADGPAEMRRLREPASRDGFRRLWTDVRLDPA; encoded by the coding sequence ATGACGCTCAAGGTGGGCATCGTCGGCTGCGGCGTCGCCGGCAGCATCCTCGGCGCGCTGCTGGCCCATCGGCGCGACGTGCAGCTCGTCTGCTACGAGCGCGCCCAGCCCGGCGAACACGCCGAGGCCGGCACCGGCCTCAACGTCGGGCCCAACGCGATGAAGGCGCTGGCGCAGCTGTCCCCGTCGCTGGAGGCGGCGGTGCGCGAAGCGAGCTGGCGCTGGTCGCGCTGGCAGGTGCAGCAGGTCGACGGCACCCCCGTGTTCGACTTCCCCCTGTCCGAGCTGGCGGACCGGCCCGGCATCCGCATCCGCTGGTCCGAGCTGTACCGCGTGCTGCGGGCGCCGCTGGCCGGCATCGCCCGCTTCGGCCACGCGGTGCGGGCCTGCGGCGTCGACCCGGAACGGCCGGACCGGCTGTTCATCGAGTCGCGCACGCCGCAGGACGCGGTCGAACGCGAGGACGGCATCGACCTGCTGGTCGCCGGCGACGGCCGCTACAGCGCGCTGCGGCCGCAGTTCGCCGGCGCCTGGACCGCGCGCCATGTGGGCGTGACCATCTACCGCCTGCTGGTGCCCGACACCGCGGGCGGCCTGATCGACGACTACGGCTGGTGGTTCAACGGCGCGAAGCGGCTGCTGGCCTTCCGCGTGCCGCCGGGTCATGTCTACATCGCCGGTTCCTTCCCCATCGAGCCGGGCGCCGACGTCCCCGCCGACCAGCGCACGCCCGAGGCCCTGCGTGGCCACTACCAGCCGGCGCAGGGCGAGCCCTGTGCCGCGGTGCGCTGGATGGTCGACCAGCTGGCCACCCACCACGAGCAGATCCACTGGGCCCGGCTGCAGGAAACGCCGCTGGCCTTCCGCGATCCCTCGGGCCAGGTGCTGTTCCTCGGCGACGCGGCGCACGGCATGGTGCCCACGCTGGGCCAGGGCGCGACGCAGGCCGTGGAGGACGCCTGCGTGGCCGCCCACCTCATCCGCCAGGCGCTCGACGCGCACGACGGCCGACCCTTCACCGCCGCCGACGTGGCCGACCTCACCCGCCGCATCGAGGCCGCGCGCGCGCCGCGGGTGCAGTGGGTGATGGACTTCTCGCTGCAGTGCACCGCCGCCATGCTGGCCGGTGCCGACGGCCCGGCCGAGATGCGGCGGCTGCGCGAGCCGGCGTCCCGCGACGGCTTCCGCCGCCTGTGGACCGACGTGCGGCTCGACCCCGCCTGA